In the Festucalex cinctus isolate MCC-2025b chromosome 10, RoL_Fcin_1.0, whole genome shotgun sequence genome, one interval contains:
- the lhx4 gene encoding LIM/homeobox protein Lhx4 — translation MMQSAAVLPTESPVKSLPDILGVPLQQIPQCAGCSQHIVDKFILKVLDRHWHSKCLKCADCHTPLADKCFSRAGSVYCKEDFFKRFGTKCASCQQGIPPTQVVRKAQDFVYHLHCFACIMCSRQLATGDEFYLMEDGRLVCKVDYETAKQNDDSEAGTKRPRTTITAKQLETLKSAYKNSPKPARHVREQLSSETGLDMRVVQVWFQNRRAKEKRLKKDAGRHRWTQFYKSVKRSRGGSKVEKESSADDAGISDSELSFRDDQVLSDLGHGNGLYGSVGDMTSGAVLNGSFSVDAAGQAYHDIRAGSPYGLPQSPSSIASLPGHTPLLNNLAFTMDALGAQGGPGGVGQALRAMAGGPTSDLSTGSSTGYPDFPTSPASWLDEMDQSQF, via the exons ATGATGCAAAGTGCGGCGGTCCTCCCCACAGAGAGTCCCGTTAAGAGTTTACCGGACATCCTGGGAGTGCCACTGCAAC AGATCCCTCAGTGCGCCGGCTGCAGTCAGCACATCGTGGACAAGTTCATCCTGAAGGTCCTGGACAGACACTGGCACTCCAAGTGCCTCAAGTGCGCCGACTGCCACACGCCGCTGGCCGACAAGTGCTTCTCCAGGGCCGGCAGCGTCTACTGCAAGGAGGATTTCTTTAA GCGCTTCGGAACAAAATGTGCATCCTGCCAACAGGGGATCCCTCCCACGCAAGTGGTGCGGAAGGCGCAGGACTTTGTGTACCACCTGCACTGCTTCGCCTGCATCATGTGCAGCAGGCAGCTGGCCACCGGGGATGAGTTCTACCTCATGGAGGACGGCAGGCTGGTGTGCAAGGTGGACTACGAGACGGCCAAACAGAACG ATGATTCCGAGGCGGGGACCAAGCGACCGAGGACCACCATCACGGCCAAGCAGCTGGAGACCCTCAAAAGTGCCTACAAGAATTCCCCCAAGCCGGCACGACACGTCAGGGAGCAGCTTTCCTCCGAGACGGGCCTCGACATGCGAGTAGTGCAG GTTTGGTTCCAGAACCGCCGAGCGAAAGAAAAACGTCTAAAAAAAGACGCGGGCCGCCATCGCTGGACTCAGTTTTACAAAAGTGTTAAACGCAGCCGAGGAGGGTCGAAGGTGGAGAAGGAGAGCTCGGCGGATGACGCGGGAATCAGTGACAGCGAGCTGAGCTTCAGag ACGACCAGGTGCTGTCAGATTTGGGCCACGGCAACGGGCTGTACGGCAGCGTCGGCGACATGACGAGCGGCGCGGTGCTGAACGGCAGCTTCTCGGTGGACGCGGCGGGCCAAGCGTACCACGACATCCGCGCCGGGAGCCCCTACGGCCTCCCGCAGTCGCCCTCCTCCATCGCCTCCCTGCCCGGCCACACCCCCCTCCTCAACAACCTGGCCTTCACCATGGACGCTCTGGGGGCGCAGGGCGGGCCTGGCGGCGTGGGCCAGGCCCTGAGGGCCATGGCGGGCGGCCCCACCTCAGATCTGTCCACGGGCAGCAGTACGGGCTACCCCGACTTCCCCACCAGTCCCGCGTCTTGGTTGGACGAGATGGACCAGTCCCAATTCTGA